The following proteins are co-located in the Paenibacillus sp. FSL H8-0079 genome:
- the uvrA gene encoding excinuclease ABC subunit UvrA — MQNYIYVRGARENNLKNINVDVPRDQMVVFTGVSGSGKSSLAFDTLYAEGQKRYVESLSAYARQFLGQNTTPDVDSIEGLSPAVAIEQKTTSRNPRSTVGTMTEIYDYLRLLWARAGTPHCPNCKIEIGRQSVDEIVEHIFQLPQGAKFAVLAPIIRGQKGEHREVFDQARKEGFARVRVNGRHYTLSDEIEIDKGQKHTIDIVVDRLTVRDEDAQRLADSIELALSLSGDIVTIYEYENMQETSFSQSYSCSKCGTSLNELSPRLFSFNHQLGACQTCHGLGIQLKPEDYEHLKNSQFETYGELTTLSCPDCQGDRLSAQPLAVTVGGMNIAEFCKLSINDAIDAINNLELRGAKSTIAKPITDEIITRLLFMKKVGLTYLTLSRVSSTLSGGESQRIRLASQIGSGLAGVLYVLDEPSIGLHQRDHSLLLAALRDLRDQGNSLLIVEHDEETIRQADWIVDIGPGAGKHGGELVAQGTLKMIMNEPNSLTGQYLSGKKRIRVPENRRSGNGNTLGIIGATENSLKGIDVHIPLGTLTCVTGVSGSGKSSLINEILYKKLAAQLNRAQTRPGKHKEIVGAEFLNKVIHIDQSPIGRSPRSNPATYTGLFDLIRSHYALTSEAKVRGYEARRFSFNVKGGRCEACAGDGVMKIRMHFLPDVFVPCEVCKGKRFNRETLEINYKGKNIADVLAMTAEEAVTFFENMPKIRKRIEAICKVGLGYVQLGQASTTLSGGEAQRVKLAAELLKPATGKTLYVMDEPTTGLHVDDVNQLINIMHELVDSGNTVIVIEHSMEVIKNADYIIDLGPEGGINGGELVCVGSPEEVSRCETSHTGRFLKKVLEES; from the coding sequence GTGCAAAATTATATTTATGTCAGAGGTGCAAGAGAGAATAATTTAAAAAATATCAACGTTGATGTGCCTCGTGATCAGATGGTTGTTTTCACAGGAGTGAGTGGCTCGGGAAAATCTAGCTTGGCATTTGATACACTGTATGCTGAGGGTCAAAAGAGATACGTGGAGTCATTGTCGGCCTATGCACGGCAATTTTTAGGGCAAAATACTACTCCAGACGTAGATTCCATAGAGGGACTTTCCCCAGCTGTGGCTATTGAACAGAAAACAACCTCACGAAATCCACGATCAACTGTAGGGACTATGACAGAAATCTATGATTATCTGCGTCTTCTCTGGGCAAGAGCAGGTACACCGCATTGTCCGAATTGTAAAATAGAAATAGGCCGACAATCTGTTGACGAGATTGTCGAGCACATTTTTCAGTTACCACAAGGAGCAAAATTTGCTGTACTGGCGCCAATCATCCGTGGACAAAAAGGAGAGCACCGTGAAGTATTTGATCAAGCACGAAAGGAGGGATTCGCACGTGTTCGTGTCAACGGAAGACATTATACCTTGTCGGATGAGATAGAAATCGACAAGGGTCAGAAGCATACCATCGACATCGTTGTTGATAGGCTAACTGTCAGAGATGAGGATGCTCAACGCTTGGCAGACTCCATTGAATTGGCTCTCTCTCTTTCAGGAGATATTGTCACAATTTATGAGTATGAGAATATGCAAGAAACAAGCTTCTCTCAAAGCTACAGCTGTTCAAAATGTGGAACGTCACTTAATGAATTATCCCCGCGGTTATTTTCCTTTAATCATCAACTAGGGGCTTGCCAAACATGTCATGGGCTAGGAATTCAACTCAAACCTGAGGATTATGAACACTTAAAGAATTCGCAGTTTGAAACCTATGGCGAGCTTACTACTCTATCTTGCCCGGATTGCCAAGGAGATCGCTTGTCCGCGCAGCCTCTTGCTGTCACGGTTGGAGGAATGAACATTGCTGAATTTTGCAAGTTATCCATTAATGATGCTATTGATGCAATAAATAATCTAGAGTTAAGAGGAGCCAAAAGCACCATTGCAAAGCCTATAACTGACGAAATAATTACTCGGCTTCTTTTTATGAAAAAAGTAGGCTTGACTTATTTAACACTCTCTCGTGTTTCAAGCACACTTTCTGGTGGGGAGAGTCAGCGGATTCGATTGGCTTCACAAATTGGCTCAGGTTTGGCCGGTGTGCTTTACGTCCTAGATGAACCTTCCATTGGATTACATCAACGTGACCATTCCCTCTTGTTAGCGGCACTACGTGATTTGCGAGATCAGGGGAATTCGCTCCTTATTGTGGAACATGATGAAGAAACAATTCGTCAGGCAGACTGGATTGTAGACATTGGTCCTGGAGCAGGAAAACACGGCGGAGAACTTGTGGCGCAGGGCACACTGAAAATGATCATGAATGAGCCAAATTCTTTAACTGGTCAATATCTATCGGGTAAAAAAAGAATCCGTGTGCCTGAAAATAGACGTTCCGGAAATGGGAATACATTAGGGATAATTGGTGCGACCGAAAATAGTTTGAAAGGTATTGATGTCCACATTCCTTTAGGGACACTAACCTGTGTTACAGGTGTCTCGGGCTCAGGAAAATCTAGTTTGATCAATGAGATCTTGTATAAGAAATTAGCTGCTCAACTTAACCGAGCTCAGACAAGGCCTGGAAAACATAAAGAAATTGTAGGTGCTGAATTTCTCAACAAAGTAATCCACATTGATCAAAGCCCAATTGGGCGTTCGCCCCGATCTAATCCTGCGACATACACAGGTTTGTTTGACCTTATCCGTTCCCATTATGCACTTACAAGTGAAGCAAAAGTACGTGGGTACGAAGCGAGAAGATTCTCTTTTAATGTAAAGGGGGGGCGATGTGAAGCTTGTGCTGGAGATGGTGTAATGAAAATTCGAATGCATTTTCTTCCTGATGTATTTGTTCCTTGTGAGGTGTGCAAAGGGAAACGATTTAACCGTGAAACTTTGGAGATCAATTACAAGGGAAAAAATATTGCGGATGTGTTGGCGATGACCGCTGAAGAAGCTGTAACGTTCTTCGAAAACATGCCGAAAATTCGTAAAAGAATTGAAGCAATTTGCAAAGTGGGGCTGGGTTATGTCCAACTGGGACAAGCATCCACAACATTGTCTGGAGGAGAAGCTCAGCGCGTAAAGCTTGCTGCAGAACTTTTAAAGCCAGCTACTGGGAAAACCCTATATGTGATGGACGAACCCACCACAGGCTTGCATGTAGATGATGTCAATCAATTGATAAATATCATGCATGAACTGGTCGATAGTGGGAACACCGTGATCGTCATCGAGCACAGTATGGAAGTGATCAAAAACGCTGATTACATCATTGATTTGGGACCAGAAGGTGGGATAAACGGAGGGGAGCTTGTTTGCGTCGGTTCACCAGAGGAAGTTTCCAGATGCGAAACAAGCCACACTGGGAGATTTTTAAAAAAAGTGTTGGAGGAGTCTTGA